In one window of Chryseobacterium sp. JV274 DNA:
- a CDS encoding DUF3800 domain-containing protein, whose amino-acid sequence MIPAKIFIDEFGNTHLDLSKKGTFSHFIYTSVIIKETDTEKARKILKEICFKYRLGDDLKSKNIKSKNFKKRKDILIEFLEKLDFVVDVMVVDKSNLSGDGLKIKKTFYKYFQSLFVEKYNNIYESYSINADKVGEEFKIELQDYVRKKSISRDLFNPDRNFEIFDDKDEKLIQIADFISGCLGKVFCTSHFDKQYIELFNLLHARTSISYFPFESYITKEIENKPELDRQIMKMNYQLIEKFFDSSKSEKSKEKARLLEYLRFQSELNPNRLVSTRELLIYLNNFFPNIKNERIRTLIRDLRYEGLFIVSHSGKPGYKLATKYSDVSEHFNHFLKYVVPMLQKVKILNQTLSQNSFNDINPIEKDPNMQKLKELVAGI is encoded by the coding sequence ATGATTCCCGCTAAAATTTTTATTGACGAATTTGGTAATACACACCTTGATCTATCCAAAAAAGGTACATTTTCACATTTTATCTACACATCTGTCATCATCAAAGAAACTGACACAGAAAAAGCAAGAAAAATTCTAAAAGAAATATGCTTCAAATATAGATTAGGTGATGATTTAAAATCAAAGAATATTAAAAGTAAAAACTTTAAAAAGAGAAAAGATATTTTAATCGAATTTCTTGAAAAGTTAGATTTTGTTGTGGACGTAATGGTCGTTGATAAGTCTAATTTATCTGGTGATGGACTGAAGATTAAAAAAACATTTTACAAATATTTCCAGTCTTTATTTGTTGAAAAATATAATAATATATATGAGAGCTATTCAATTAATGCAGATAAGGTTGGAGAAGAATTTAAAATTGAACTCCAAGATTATGTGAGAAAGAAAAGCATAAGTCGTGATTTATTTAACCCTGACAGGAATTTTGAGATATTTGATGACAAAGATGAAAAACTGATACAAATTGCTGATTTTATCTCTGGCTGTTTAGGAAAAGTATTTTGCACAAGCCACTTTGATAAACAATACATTGAACTGTTTAACCTGCTGCATGCAAGAACGTCAATTTCTTACTTTCCTTTTGAAAGCTATATTACGAAAGAAATAGAGAATAAGCCTGAACTTGATAGGCAAATTATGAAAATGAACTATCAGCTGATAGAAAAGTTTTTTGACTCTTCAAAAAGTGAGAAAAGCAAGGAAAAAGCAAGGCTATTAGAATATCTTAGATTTCAGTCTGAGTTAAACCCTAATCGCTTAGTATCAACAAGAGAATTACTAATCTATCTTAATAATTTCTTTCCAAACATAAAAAATGAAAGAATTAGAACCTTAATAAGAGATCTTAGATATGAAGGATTATTTATTGTAAGCCATTCAGGAAAACCTGGTTACAAACTTGCTACGAAATATTCCGATGTTTCTGAGCACTTTAATCACTTTTTAAAATATGTTGTACCTATGCTTCAAAAAGTAAAAATTTTGAATCAAACATTGTCACAAAATTCTTTCAATGATATTAATCCTATCGAAAAAGATCCTAACATGCAAAAACTTAAGGAATTGGTAGCTGGCATCTAG
- a CDS encoding COG2958 family protein: protein MTFLELAQSILKEEKKPLTATEIWNFAVEKGYNTKLNSQGKTPWSTLGAQIYVNSKDNPKSVFAKTDSRPKRFYLKSMEGVLEDYENTIPEDLPPLKKKKFDFLEKDLHKYLSYFVYYHLNCYTKTIRHHISSKKEFGEWVHPDMVGCYYRMQDWKQEINEFSRAVGVNSVVLYSFEIKRELSFANLRESFFQCVSNSSWANESYLVAARISEDEDFMNELSRLAASFGIGVIELDLEDPHSSDVILPAKYKKDLDFETMNKLAMNNDFKDFIETVKIDLTSKKIHKKEYDVVEKIENL, encoded by the coding sequence ATGACCTTTCTAGAGCTAGCTCAATCCATATTAAAAGAAGAAAAGAAACCATTGACAGCCACTGAGATTTGGAACTTTGCTGTCGAAAAAGGATATAATACAAAATTAAATTCACAGGGAAAGACTCCATGGTCAACATTAGGAGCTCAGATCTATGTGAATAGCAAAGATAATCCGAAATCAGTTTTTGCTAAAACGGATTCAAGACCTAAAAGATTTTATTTAAAATCAATGGAAGGGGTGTTAGAAGATTATGAAAATACAATTCCTGAAGATCTGCCACCACTGAAAAAAAAGAAGTTTGATTTTTTAGAAAAGGATCTTCATAAGTACCTAAGCTACTTCGTTTATTATCATTTGAATTGTTATACCAAAACAATAAGGCATCATATTTCTAGTAAGAAAGAGTTTGGAGAATGGGTACATCCTGATATGGTAGGGTGCTACTATCGGATGCAGGACTGGAAACAAGAAATCAATGAATTTAGCAGGGCTGTTGGTGTAAATTCAGTCGTTTTATATTCATTTGAAATTAAAAGAGAGTTGAGTTTTGCTAACTTAAGAGAAAGTTTCTTTCAATGTGTTTCTAACTCTTCTTGGGCAAATGAGTCTTATTTGGTGGCTGCCAGAATATCAGAAGATGAAGATTTTATGAATGAATTGTCTAGGTTAGCTGCTTCCTTTGGTATTGGTGTGATAGAGCTTGATCTTGAAGATCCACATTCCTCAGACGTGATTCTTCCAGCAAAATATAAGAAAGATTTGGACTTTGAAACAATGAATAAACTAGCTATGAATAATGATTTTAAGGACTTTATTGAAACTGTTAAGATCGATTTAACGAGTAAGAAGATTCATAAGAAGGAATATGATGTTGTTGAGAAGATTGAGAATTTGTAA
- a CDS encoding helix-turn-helix domain-containing protein, translated as MYKWQVEDLKFQIGKLIQVYRLRRELSQFQLGLELNISKDHVGRIERGLTNPTIENIVKLSNFLDIDIFSLFTKLDAKELKKIELEIDRLQKEFKNKNKRKS; from the coding sequence ATGTATAAATGGCAGGTAGAAGATTTAAAGTTTCAAATTGGTAAATTAATTCAAGTCTATAGATTAAGGAGAGAATTATCCCAATTCCAGTTAGGATTGGAATTAAATATTTCTAAAGATCATGTAGGTAGAATTGAGAGAGGATTGACAAATCCAACAATTGAAAATATCGTAAAACTTAGCAACTTTTTAGACATTGATATATTTTCTCTTTTCACAAAATTGGACGCAAAAGAATTGAAAAAAATAGAATTAGAAATTGATCGTTTACAAAAAGAGTTTAAGAATAAAAATAAGAGAAAATCCTAA
- a CDS encoding restriction endonuclease subunit S: protein MEQYKLEESLDTKKVFLIKRSKLENVIDSNFYTPFFVELIKKLENSTTSKFIKLSKVLSKVTDGSHHSPESNFIYTKNYITVKDLNDDGEIDLINCLKISDKDFSQLVKNGCQPSINDILFSKDGTIGKTHLVKENNFVVLSSLAILTPKPDKVLPQYLEYILKSNIVIHLIKRSMGGSALKRIILKNISDLKVPIPSKEIQQQIVDIYNSAYTQKQAKEVEAKDLLASIDSYLLNELGITLPVKNSSLEARIFTTMFSDISGGRFDPKLYDRTTTDLKQAIKNIDRTKFTTKRLKDILVESVAGDWGIENEGIDIEGYKKCLVIRATEFNNDYNLTLDNSRVKYRLIKEEKLSKLNIKEGDLLIEKSGGSPDQPVGRIALITNDYLDKGALAFSNFIHKITVDETVVNSNYLFSFLKTVYNIKLTEAMQSQTNGIRNLIMSAYLNQNIVLPIDSNGNIDLNKQIKIADFIVEIRSKSRKLRQEANSILEKAKQEVEQIILG, encoded by the coding sequence ATGGAACAGTATAAATTGGAAGAATCACTAGATACAAAGAAAGTTTTTTTGATAAAACGCTCTAAATTGGAGAATGTGATTGACTCTAATTTTTATACACCTTTCTTTGTTGAATTGATTAAGAAATTAGAAAATTCAACTACTAGTAAATTCATTAAATTAAGCAAAGTATTATCAAAGGTTACTGATGGATCACATCATTCGCCAGAAAGTAATTTTATTTATACTAAAAATTATATTACTGTAAAAGATTTAAATGATGATGGCGAAATTGATTTGATAAATTGTTTGAAAATTTCTGATAAAGATTTTTCACAATTAGTGAAAAATGGCTGCCAACCTAGTATTAATGATATCTTATTTTCTAAAGATGGCACGATAGGTAAGACGCATTTAGTTAAAGAAAATAATTTTGTAGTATTATCATCTCTCGCAATTTTGACCCCTAAACCAGATAAGGTTTTACCTCAATATTTGGAGTATATCTTAAAAAGTAATATTGTTATCCATTTAATAAAGCGATCTATGGGTGGATCGGCATTAAAAAGGATTATATTAAAAAATATAAGTGATCTAAAAGTTCCTATTCCTTCAAAAGAAATCCAACAACAAATTGTAGACATTTATAATAGTGCTTACACTCAAAAACAAGCCAAAGAAGTTGAAGCCAAAGACTTATTAGCAAGTATAGATAGTTATTTGTTAAATGAGTTAGGCATTACTTTACCTGTAAAAAATAGCAGTTTAGAAGCTCGTATTTTTACGACTATGTTTAGTGATATATCTGGCGGTAGATTTGATCCTAAATTGTATGATAGAACAACCACAGATTTAAAACAAGCAATCAAAAATATAGATAGAACAAAGTTTACAACTAAAAGACTGAAAGATATTTTGGTAGAAAGTGTTGCAGGTGATTGGGGGATTGAAAATGAAGGAATTGATATAGAAGGTTATAAAAAATGTTTGGTAATAAGGGCAACAGAGTTTAATAATGATTATAATTTAACTCTTGATAATTCTAGGGTAAAATATAGACTAATAAAGGAGGAAAAATTATCTAAACTAAATATTAAAGAAGGAGATTTGTTAATTGAGAAGTCAGGAGGAAGTCCAGATCAACCAGTCGGTAGAATTGCTTTAATAACTAATGATTATCTAGATAAAGGAGCCTTAGCTTTTAGTAATTTTATTCATAAAATTACCGTCGATGAAACAGTAGTAAATTCAAATTATTTATTTTCATTTTTAAAAACAGTTTATAATATCAAATTGACAGAAGCTATGCAGAGTCAAACCAATGGGATCCGCAATTTGATAATGTCAGCATATTTAAATCAGAATATTGTTCTTCCCATTGATTCAAATGGAAATATTGATTTAAACAAACAGATAAAGATTGCAGATTTTATTGTAGAAATCCGTTCCAAATCAAGAAAATTACGACAAGAGGCAAATTCAATTTTAGAAAAAGCAAAACAAGAAGTAGAACAAATTATATTAGGATAA
- a CDS encoding restriction endonuclease subunit M — MSLLQEGINKGLISISEDQKTIKYLFQDKSRNFSNPEEKVQAEIFLRLVLEYGYPVEHIEQFRMVTMGSDKREADIIVHEDKNWDSPKIIVECKEQKVSQQEFNQAVNQGFSYANALSGTIKYIWVTSELLNSIYRFNKEKDLREELPDLPHYGSDEVAPYQFVKGGGVHEYVDNKDGKKKKQIFKELKTVSEEELTRRFKQAHDALWAGGQLNPSEAFDELDKLIFCKIWDERYNVEGGQLKRRRKGEVYQFQIIIEKGKNKDEIEYNTNKSLAKRIKAIYSAGKNFDKEVFKDDIRLSDERIRTITNYLQEINLNETDLDSKGRAFETFMGSFFRGEFGQYFTPRVIVQFIVEALPIKNTSLVLDTSCGSGGFLLHALDKVRRQADLEFPEHKDDKDDYNGWHDYWHNFAEKNLYGIEINEQIARTAKMNMIIHDDGHTNVVAVDGLVNDSDIFKFTSNKGFKYNKFDFIITNPPFGSAIKQNEKAYLKKYFLGNKQPDWLDLKKSNTFSKVELDDDLENKLKLETRNNQSTEVLFIEQCYNFLAPNGFLAIVIPDGILTNSSLQYVRDAIEDWYRIVSVVSMPQTAFAATGAGVKSSVVFLRKHKVNQTEYLRDKKVEIQNQLLTKFQYKETIERWENEKKQVIKDLEGFSNRTGLVSMKAIKDSEEFKEWKSEINQQFADKIADLKEQLNEAYQEARANELPDYPILMAIADNIGFDAAGKRSANLVSKEEIIQGAYKDIIEHLSHDLFDEIVTRRYDIHDDKDEISTKKTILEKGILKAVSQFIKDIENGTV; from the coding sequence ATGAGTTTACTACAAGAAGGAATCAATAAAGGTTTGATTTCCATTTCAGAAGATCAAAAAACTATAAAATATTTATTCCAAGATAAATCAAGAAATTTTTCAAATCCTGAAGAAAAAGTTCAAGCAGAGATTTTTCTACGTTTGGTGCTAGAGTATGGTTATCCTGTGGAACATATAGAACAATTCAGGATGGTTACAATGGGATCTGATAAGAGAGAAGCAGATATTATAGTTCATGAAGATAAAAATTGGGATAGTCCTAAAATTATCGTTGAGTGTAAAGAACAAAAAGTTTCTCAACAGGAATTCAACCAAGCCGTAAATCAAGGATTTAGCTATGCAAATGCACTTTCTGGAACTATCAAATATATTTGGGTCACTTCAGAGTTATTAAACTCAATATATCGCTTTAATAAAGAAAAGGATCTTCGCGAAGAGTTACCAGATTTACCACATTATGGGTCAGATGAAGTTGCTCCATATCAATTTGTTAAAGGTGGTGGGGTTCACGAATATGTTGATAATAAAGACGGAAAGAAAAAAAAACAAATTTTCAAAGAATTAAAAACTGTTTCTGAAGAAGAGTTAACCCGTCGTTTTAAACAAGCACATGATGCTTTATGGGCGGGTGGTCAACTAAATCCTTCTGAAGCATTTGATGAATTGGATAAATTAATCTTTTGCAAAATTTGGGATGAGCGGTATAATGTTGAAGGTGGACAATTAAAAAGAAGAAGAAAAGGAGAAGTTTATCAGTTCCAAATTATTATTGAAAAAGGAAAAAACAAAGATGAAATAGAATACAACACCAATAAATCACTTGCTAAAAGAATAAAAGCAATTTATAGTGCAGGTAAAAATTTTGATAAAGAAGTTTTTAAAGATGATATTCGATTAAGTGATGAGCGGATTCGTACAATTACAAACTATTTGCAAGAAATAAATCTTAATGAAACAGATTTAGATAGTAAGGGGCGTGCTTTCGAAACTTTTATGGGATCATTTTTTAGAGGTGAGTTCGGACAATATTTTACACCTAGGGTTATTGTACAATTTATAGTTGAAGCCTTGCCAATTAAAAATACTTCTTTAGTATTAGACACCTCTTGCGGTAGTGGTGGTTTCTTGCTTCATGCATTAGATAAAGTTAGAAGACAAGCTGACTTAGAGTTTCCCGAACATAAAGATGATAAGGACGATTATAATGGTTGGCATGATTACTGGCATAATTTCGCAGAGAAAAACCTATATGGTATTGAAATAAATGAACAGATTGCCAGAACTGCAAAAATGAATATGATTATCCATGATGATGGTCACACAAATGTTGTGGCTGTTGATGGACTCGTGAATGATTCAGATATTTTCAAATTCACCAGTAATAAAGGATTCAAGTATAATAAATTTGATTTTATTATCACCAACCCACCTTTTGGCAGTGCTATAAAGCAAAACGAAAAAGCATACCTTAAAAAGTATTTCTTGGGTAACAAACAACCTGATTGGCTCGATCTTAAAAAATCTAATACTTTTAGTAAAGTGGAATTAGATGATGATTTGGAAAATAAATTGAAGCTTGAAACTCGTAATAATCAAAGTACAGAAGTTTTATTTATTGAGCAATGTTACAATTTCCTTGCTCCAAATGGATTTTTAGCTATTGTTATACCGGATGGTATTTTAACAAATAGTTCTCTACAATATGTACGTGATGCAATAGAAGATTGGTACCGTATTGTCTCTGTCGTTTCCATGCCTCAAACTGCTTTTGCTGCCACAGGCGCAGGGGTGAAAAGTTCGGTGGTTTTTCTACGTAAACATAAAGTTAATCAGACGGAATATTTACGAGACAAAAAAGTAGAAATTCAAAACCAGCTGTTGACAAAATTTCAGTATAAGGAAACAATTGAGCGTTGGGAAAATGAGAAAAAACAAGTCATCAAAGATTTAGAAGGTTTTTCAAATAGGACTGGTTTGGTGAGTATGAAAGCTATTAAAGATAGTGAGGAATTTAAAGAATGGAAATCAGAAATCAATCAACAATTTGCAGATAAGATAGCAGATTTAAAAGAGCAATTAAATGAAGCCTATCAAGAGGCTCGTGCTAATGAGTTGCCTGACTACCCAATTTTAATGGCTATTGCTGATAATATTGGTTTTGATGCTGCAGGGAAACGTTCAGCAAATTTAGTCTCAAAAGAAGAAATTATACAAGGTGCATACAAAGATATTATTGAACATCTTTCGCATGATTTGTTTGATGAAATAGTAACTCGCCGTTACGATATCCATGACGATAAAGATGAAATAAGTACTAAAAAAACTATTTTAGAAAAAGGGATTTTAAAAGCAGTTTCTCAATTTATAAAAGACATAGAGAATGGAACAGTATAA